The Dokdonella koreensis DS-123 genome has a segment encoding these proteins:
- a CDS encoding amidohydrolase family protein, protein MKRVLRSSLALLALVFATATAAADGRFPRASHHQHLISPATAALWSSDPLAEVALPQPFTRLLAARTAAFGDPAALARLYDEDALFLASDQPGWVRGRVEIGRRLAGTFGRAYRFTAVGYERDGTAGRIAGYLTRGDGDAARHFAHVLLVLRKGDDESWSIATETILFAPPRTTAPMDADRLIADMDAAHIERAAVLSVAYLYGDPRRQVEDEYARVRAENDWTEAQVARHPDRLVAFCGFSPLRPYALRELKRCARLPHTKGIKLHLGNSGVDLRNPEHVARLARVFAAANAHRLPIIVHAKTRATDYGRQDARAFLDDILPKAPDVTVQVAHMAGSGPGYPAFADEAFEVFADAIARGDPRTRNLVFDAATVVTMDTSPETAERIARRIRQVGIERIVFGADLAVGEDGNPPPRQAWAAFRMLLPLTDAEFETIAGHVLPYLR, encoded by the coding sequence ATGAAGCGTGTTCTCCGGAGTTCCCTGGCGCTGCTGGCGCTGGTGTTCGCGACGGCGACAGCGGCTGCGGACGGGCGCTTTCCGCGGGCGTCCCACCACCAGCACCTGATCAGCCCGGCCACCGCCGCCCTGTGGTCGAGCGATCCGCTGGCCGAGGTCGCCCTGCCGCAGCCGTTCACCCGCCTGCTGGCGGCGCGGACCGCGGCGTTCGGCGATCCGGCCGCGCTGGCACGGCTCTATGACGAAGACGCGCTCTTCCTCGCCTCCGACCAGCCGGGCTGGGTGCGCGGTCGCGTCGAGATCGGTCGCCGGCTCGCCGGGACGTTCGGCCGGGCCTACCGCTTCACCGCCGTCGGTTATGAACGGGATGGCACCGCCGGCCGCATCGCCGGCTATCTCACGCGCGGGGACGGCGACGCCGCACGCCATTTCGCCCATGTCCTCCTGGTCCTGCGCAAGGGCGACGATGAGAGCTGGTCGATCGCGACGGAGACGATCCTGTTCGCACCGCCGCGAACGACCGCGCCGATGGATGCCGATCGCCTGATCGCCGACATGGACGCCGCCCACATCGAGCGCGCCGCCGTGCTGTCCGTCGCCTACCTCTACGGCGACCCGCGCCGGCAGGTCGAGGACGAGTACGCGCGCGTGCGTGCCGAGAACGACTGGACCGAAGCGCAGGTCGCGCGTCATCCGGACCGGCTGGTGGCCTTCTGCGGATTCAGTCCGCTGCGCCCCTACGCACTGCGGGAACTGAAGCGCTGCGCGCGGCTGCCGCACACGAAAGGAATCAAGCTGCATCTCGGCAATTCGGGCGTCGATCTGCGCAACCCCGAGCACGTCGCGCGCCTCGCCCGTGTGTTCGCCGCCGCGAACGCACATCGGCTGCCGATCATCGTCCATGCCAAGACGCGGGCGACGGATTACGGTCGCCAGGATGCGCGCGCGTTCCTGGACGACATTCTGCCGAAGGCGCCGGACGTCACGGTCCAGGTCGCGCACATGGCAGGATCGGGGCCGGGCTATCCGGCATTCGCGGACGAGGCATTCGAGGTGTTCGCCGATGCGATCGCGCGCGGCGACCCGCGCACCCGGAACCTGGTCTTCGACGCGGCTACCGTGGTGACGATGGACACGTCGCCGGAAACGGCCGAACGGATCGCGCGGCGCATCCGGCAGGTCGGGATCGAGCGCATCGTGTTCGGGGCGGATCTCGCGGTCGGCGAGGACGGCAATCCGCCGCCGCGACAGGCCTGGGCGGCGTTCCGCATGCTGCTGCCGCTGACCGATGCGGAGTTCGAGACGATCGCCGGGCACGTCCTGCCCTACCTGCGTTGA
- a CDS encoding winged helix-turn-helix domain-containing protein — protein MSQPVPRSLAFDDVVIDFAGRRLSRAGAEQALEPKAFAVLALLAGSPGQVFTRDEILDAVWSHRHVTPSVLNRIMSLLRQALGEDAQHPRLLHTVHGIGYRFDLPVPAPVPEATPAAEFPAATNALPPTPPPAGAAPGAARTRRSWLTAAAVAAALALAAAAWLLREDEPTATPTAQDDPPAAPVRPSLAVLPFADLSRARDQEYLADGLAEEILNQLAQAQALRVAGRTSSFSFKGKNEDLRAIGRKLDVAYLLEGSVRKEGEHLRVTAQLVRADDGTHLWSKTYARELRDVFAVQEEISRDVALALSVKLDVARFNREQGGTTQVEAYERFLRWRSIVMREQFDFAHDRERLQLAREMVTFDPQCALCWDALAGSLTAVAQEIGGTQAERLRAEALQVRERIARIAPDSWVAKRDRSNALWRQGRRAEAIALAKEIVDSGPPSKERVWDYSYMIYAMGHLDEAVALVEQVRAIEPMALFLSRDLQFDYTAARRYQDAEAEYQRGRKLEGNQLEPDYVAFFRQLAGKRPGGLEDLRELHRRLVRQSFDTPFFHDLGKVLDDREAMLALVRKALADDAYDGGIDVAHAWINVADALGDADLAVAALRKNLQTQAGFKEGSMAQFPYVAFWNAPYSDLRAHPDFKTLLTEAGVVAYWRQTGHWGDGCEPVGTDDFQCR, from the coding sequence ATGTCGCAACCCGTTCCGCGCAGCCTCGCCTTCGACGACGTGGTCATCGACTTCGCCGGCCGGCGACTGTCGCGCGCGGGGGCCGAGCAGGCGCTGGAACCCAAGGCCTTCGCCGTGCTCGCGCTGCTGGCCGGTTCGCCGGGCCAGGTGTTCACCCGGGACGAGATCCTGGACGCGGTCTGGAGTCACCGGCACGTCACCCCGAGCGTGCTGAACCGGATCATGAGCCTGCTGCGCCAGGCGCTGGGCGAAGACGCGCAGCACCCGCGCCTGCTGCATACCGTGCACGGGATCGGCTACCGCTTCGACCTGCCGGTACCGGCACCGGTGCCGGAAGCAACGCCGGCGGCCGAGTTCCCCGCTGCAACGAACGCACTGCCGCCGACGCCGCCTCCGGCCGGCGCGGCACCGGGAGCGGCCCGGACGCGCCGCTCCTGGCTCACCGCCGCTGCCGTTGCCGCGGCGCTGGCACTCGCGGCGGCGGCATGGCTGCTGCGCGAGGACGAACCCACCGCGACGCCCACCGCCCAGGACGATCCGCCCGCGGCGCCGGTGCGGCCTTCGCTGGCGGTACTGCCGTTCGCCGATCTTTCCCGGGCACGCGACCAGGAGTACCTGGCCGACGGCCTGGCCGAGGAAATCCTCAACCAGCTGGCGCAAGCGCAGGCGCTGCGGGTGGCCGGACGCACGTCGAGCTTCTCGTTCAAGGGCAAGAACGAGGACCTGCGCGCCATCGGCCGCAAGCTCGACGTCGCCTACCTGCTGGAAGGCAGCGTGCGCAAGGAGGGCGAGCACCTGCGCGTCACCGCGCAACTGGTCCGCGCCGACGACGGCACCCACCTGTGGTCCAAGACCTACGCGCGCGAGCTGCGCGACGTCTTCGCGGTGCAGGAGGAAATCTCGCGCGACGTGGCGCTGGCCCTGAGCGTGAAGCTGGACGTGGCCAGGTTCAACCGCGAGCAGGGCGGCACCACCCAGGTGGAGGCCTACGAGCGCTTCCTGCGCTGGCGCAGCATCGTGATGCGGGAACAGTTCGATTTCGCTCACGACCGCGAACGCCTGCAGCTGGCGCGCGAAATGGTGACCTTCGATCCGCAGTGCGCCTTGTGCTGGGACGCGCTGGCCGGCTCGCTGACTGCCGTGGCGCAGGAAATCGGCGGCACGCAGGCCGAGCGGCTGCGGGCCGAGGCGCTGCAGGTGCGTGAGCGCATCGCGCGGATCGCGCCGGACAGCTGGGTGGCCAAGCGCGACCGGTCCAATGCGCTGTGGCGCCAGGGCCGGCGCGCCGAGGCCATCGCCCTGGCGAAGGAGATCGTGGATTCCGGCCCGCCGAGCAAGGAGCGCGTCTGGGACTACAGCTACATGATCTACGCCATGGGCCACCTGGACGAGGCCGTGGCGCTGGTCGAACAGGTGCGCGCGATCGAGCCGATGGCGCTGTTCCTTTCCCGCGACCTGCAGTTCGACTACACCGCCGCGCGCCGCTATCAGGATGCCGAGGCGGAGTACCAGCGCGGCCGGAAGCTGGAAGGCAACCAGCTGGAGCCGGACTATGTCGCCTTCTTCCGCCAATTGGCGGGCAAGCGGCCCGGCGGACTCGAGGACCTGCGCGAACTGCACCGCCGCCTGGTGCGGCAGAGTTTCGATACGCCGTTCTTCCACGACCTGGGCAAGGTGCTGGACGACCGCGAGGCGATGCTGGCCCTGGTGCGCAAAGCGCTCGCCGACGACGCCTACGACGGCGGCATCGACGTCGCGCACGCGTGGATCAACGTGGCCGATGCCCTGGGCGACGCCGACCTGGCCGTGGCCGCGCTGCGCAAGAACCTGCAAACCCAGGCGGGATTCAAGGAAGGCAGCATGGCGCAGTTCCCCTATGTCGCATTCTGGAATGCGCCCTACTCCGACCTGCGTGCGCACCCGGATTTCAAGACGCTGCTGACCGAGGCCGGCGTGGTCGCCTACTGGCGCCAGACCGGACACTGGGGCGACGGTTGCGAGCCGGTGGGCACGGACGACTTCCAGTGCCGGTGA